ATAAAGTTTAGCATCAAAATTAGGTGCTTTTTTGGCAGTTAGATTAGCAATAATTGTCCAATATTCTGTTGGCTTAAAGCTAAGTATTTCACGTTCACGTTCTGTTACAAGTCTAAGAGCTACAGATTGCACCCTACCAGCAGAAAGCTTTCCGCCCACTTTACGACAAAGTAGCGGACTAACTTGATAGCCCACCAAACGATCTAAGACCCGGCGAGCTTGTTGAGCATCAACTTTATTTGGGTTTATTTGTCCAGAATGCTTAACAGCATCAATGATTGCATCTTTAGTAATTTCGTTAAACAACACCCTATAAACAGGTTTATTGTTACGAGTGGTTAGTTCCTCTTTTAAGTGCTGACAAATTGCCTCGCCTTCCCGATCAGGGTCAGCCGCTAAATAGATAGCTTCTGCATCTTTAGCAGCCGATTTTAAGTCAGTAACAATTTTTTTGTTGTTTCTTTTTTTAGAATCAGGGATAACTTGATAAGTAGGTTCAAAACCATTTGACACATCAACTCCCAAGCTTTTTTCTGGTAAGTCTTTGATATGACCAATTGAGGCCATTACACGAAAATCTTTGCCTAAATATTTATTAATAGTTTTTGCTTTTGAAGGTGACTCAACTACAACTAATTTTGTCATAATCTCTCTGTATAATCGAAAATGGTTAATTTTTCAGCCTAATCTAATAAAATTTTTCCCTGGTAATTGTTTTATCTTGTTTTTAATTTCTAGTTCTAGCAATGTACTTAAAAGTTGCCCCGGTGCCAAGCCACTACTAGCGGCTAACTCGTCTATATGACGTGTTTGGTCTAATTTCATCAAATCGTAAAGCTTCTGTTCATTTTCAGAAAGTGGTGTTGGCGTAAATAATTCCGCTTGAACATTTGTTTCTTCTATTTTTTGCTCAAGTATTTTAGCTTTTATGCCTAGGGGAAGCTCCTCAACTACATCCCGCCAATGTTGAACTAATTTAGCTCCGTCTTTAATTAAATAGTTTGGGCCAAACGAGTTAGCAGAAGTAATATTACCTGGTACAGCAAACACTTCTCGGTTTTGTTCCATCGCTAAACGTGCAGTTATCAAAGAGCCTGATCTTTCTGCTGCTTCAACCACCAAAACCCCAAAACACATACCCGCAATAATACGATTACGGAAAGGAAAGTTCTGTGGTAATGGAGGAGAACCTAAAGGTAATTCTGACAGCAAACCTCCTGATAACTCTACATCTACGGCAAGTTGCTTGTTCTCTTTAGGGTAAATTTGATCTACTCCATTTCCCATTATAGCTAAGGTTTGTCCCTTAGCTTCAATTGCGGCACGATGTGCAGCAGTGTCTATACCCCGCGCCAAGCCTGAAACTATTGTTATACCTTTACTAGCAAGTTCTGCTGCTAACATTTCTGCCGCATATTGTCCATAAGTTGAAGCTCGTCTTGCACCGATAACTCCTATAGTTGGTTGAGAAAAAGCTAGCTCAAAATTCCCTTTTGCATATAAAACTAAGGGTGGGTCAGCAATTTCTTTTAGTAGCGATGGATAATTTTCATCTGCTAAAGTTATTGCCATAGCACCTATAGCTTCTAATTTTTGACAATGTGCTTCTGCTTGAGCAAAAGTTTCTCCTGATAAAATAGTTTCTATAATTTCTTCTTTTAGCTTAAAACTTGATAAATCCTCATAACTAGCTCTAAAAATTTCCCCTGGTTTTTGCCAGTGTCGCAACATTTGGTAAGCAGTACGAGAACCTAATCCTTTTACAAGGTTTAATGCAATCCAGTCTTGGACATCGTGCCGCATAAAATCCTTTCCCGACAAAGCCAAACCGGTTGATGAAGATAGCACGCGGTTTTTCTTTGCGTCAATAATTAATAGTTTAAATTTGCAGTTAAAGAAGTGATAACAAATGAAGTTATTACTAATAGCTAAAAGATATCGAGGTAGATTCTTTTAGCTATTAATTAATTTGTTGGTTGATGTTGGTGTGCATGATAAGAACTACGTACTAACGGGCCAGATTCGACATAACGAAAACCCATCTCTAAGCCTACTTGCTTTAGTTCAGCAAATTCTTCTGGGGTATAAAAACGCTCTACAGGTAAATGGCTTTTAGTAGGTCTTAAGTATTGCCCTAATGTTAAAATATCGCAATCCATCGCCCGTAAATCTTTCATAGCTGTATGTAGCTCTTCTATTGTTTCCCCTAAACCACACATAATGCCGGATTTAGTTAAAACAGGATACTCACTACTACGATAGGTGCCAGCCTGTTGGATTAACTGCATTGTTTGCTGATAATTAGCATCTGGTCTTACTCGTCGATAAAGCCTAGAAACTGTTTCAGTATTATGATTTAGTACATCAGGACGAGCTTTCATTACTAAATCTAATGCCGCCCAATTGCCTTGAAAATCTGGAATTAGCACTTCTACTTTACAATCAGGATTTAGTTCTTTTACCCAATTTATTGTTTCAACAAAATGACCTGCTCCGCCATCAGATAAATCATCCCGATTAACTGAAGTGATTACAGCATGTTGAAGTCCAAGTTTTTTTACAGCTTCTGCTACATGTCTAGGTTCTTCTTCATCAACAAAACGTGGTGCACCTTTGTAACAGCACAAAAACCACAATGACGAGTGCAAATATCCCCTAAAATCATAAAAGTAGCAGTAC
This region of Blastocatellia bacterium genomic DNA includes:
- the dprA gene encoding DNA-protecting protein DprA, with the protein product MRHDVQDWIALNLVKGLGSRTAYQMLRHWQKPGEIFRASYEDLSSFKLKEEIIETILSGETFAQAEAHCQKLEAIGAMAITLADENYPSLLKEIADPPLVLYAKGNFELAFSQPTIGVIGARRASTYGQYAAEMLAAELASKGITIVSGLARGIDTAAHRAAIEAKGQTLAIMGNGVDQIYPKENKQLAVDVELSGGLLSELPLGSPPLPQNFPFRNRIIAGMCFGVLVVEAAERSGSLITARLAMEQNREVFAVPGNITSANSFGPNYLIKDGAKLVQHWRDVVEELPLGIKAKILEQKIEETNVQAELFTPTPLSENEQKLYDLMKLDQTRHIDELAASSGLAPGQLLSTLLELEIKNKIKQLPGKNFIRLG